The proteins below come from a single Fusobacterium nucleatum genomic window:
- the hpt gene encoding hypoxanthine phosphoribosyltransferase: MKYKIENLIDKELVEKRIKELARQIEKDYAGEEIYCVGLLKGSVIFLSDLVKELNIPVIIDFMSVSSYGSETVSSGDVKILKDTDLDLRGKHVLIVEDIIDTGLTLEYVIKYFKEGKGVKSLRTCTLLSKPERRKVDVKVEYIGFDVPDKFVIGYGLDYDQRYRNLPYIAVVIPE; the protein is encoded by the coding sequence GTGAAGTACAAAATTGAAAATTTGATTGATAAAGAGTTAGTAGAAAAAAGGATAAAAGAGCTAGCAAGACAAATTGAAAAAGATTATGCAGGAGAAGAAATTTATTGTGTGGGATTATTAAAAGGTTCTGTAATATTTTTAAGTGACTTAGTAAAAGAATTAAATATACCAGTTATAATAGATTTTATGTCAGTTTCTAGTTATGGAAGTGAAACAGTCAGCAGTGGAGATGTAAAAATTTTAAAAGATACAGATTTAGATTTAAGAGGGAAACATGTTTTAATAGTTGAAGATATAATTGACACAGGATTAACTTTGGAATATGTAATAAAATATTTTAAAGAAGGAAAAGGAGTTAAAAGTCTTAGAACTTGCACATTATTAAGTAAACCTGAAAGAAGAAAAGTAGATGTTAAAGTTGAATATATAGGTTTTGATGTTCCAGATAAGTTTGTAATAGGTTATGGACTTGACTATGACCAAAGATATAGAAATTTACCATATATAGCTGTTGTTATTCCTGAATAG
- a CDS encoding KH domain-containing protein: MENLESLLNYIIKELVETKDKVNVTYEVLDSNVTFKVSVAKGEMGKIIGKNGLTANAIRGVMQAAGVKDKLNVNVEFLD; this comes from the coding sequence GTGGAAAATTTAGAAAGTTTATTGAATTATATTATCAAAGAATTGGTTGAAACAAAAGATAAGGTTAATGTAACTTATGAAGTTTTGGATTCAAATGTAACATTTAAAGTAAGTGTTGCAAAAGGAGAAATGGGAAAAATAATAGGTAAAAATGGACTTACAGCTAATGCTATAAGAGGAGTTATGCAGGCAGCAGGGGTAAAAGATAAACTTAATGTAAATGTTGAATTTTTAGATTAG
- a CDS encoding serine/threonine protein kinase, protein MKKLLNKIVLFLILSLTAFSYNFPIDDPYSATIIGSATMMTPGVSENIPLKVYEIQIKNKKEIPDVFWYASKFKFSFSKQKNKKAPLIFVLAGTGSDYNTTRVKFMQRIFHDAGYHTIAISSQMSQQFMISASSNSVPGLLLEDNKDIYKAMKLAYNKIKDQIEVTDFYIMGYSLGGSNAAVLSYIDEKEKVFNFKRVFMVNPPVELYDSAVKLDKYLDEYTGGKTAGIEKLLNTTLAKVEGGLTSEYANIGVDTIYNIVKGNILSDAEKKAYIGLAFRLASNDLNFISDFISKSHVYTKNPEKVNKYTNMKEYLKAVNFATFEDYVNKVGFPYYKKHDKDFTIESLKWKASLRVIEDYLRASPKIAAVTNIDELILNEKDINFLKDVFKDRLVIYPKGGHCGNMFYKENVDVMLKFINEGVLKYEN, encoded by the coding sequence TTGAAAAAATTATTAAATAAGATAGTATTATTTTTAATACTATCATTAACAGCATTTTCATATAATTTTCCAATAGATGATCCCTATTCAGCAACAATTATAGGAAGTGCAACAATGATGACACCAGGAGTCAGTGAGAATATACCACTGAAAGTATATGAAATACAAATAAAAAATAAAAAGGAAATTCCTGATGTATTTTGGTATGCAAGTAAATTTAAGTTTTCTTTTAGTAAACAAAAGAATAAAAAAGCACCTTTAATATTTGTTCTAGCAGGAACAGGTTCAGACTATAATACAACAAGGGTTAAATTTATGCAAAGGATATTTCATGATGCTGGTTATCATACAATAGCAATAAGCTCTCAAATGAGTCAACAATTTATGATTTCTGCTTCTTCTAATTCTGTACCAGGTCTACTTTTAGAAGATAATAAGGATATCTATAAGGCAATGAAACTTGCCTATAATAAAATTAAAGATCAAATAGAGGTTACAGATTTTTATATAATGGGATACAGTCTAGGTGGAAGTAATGCAGCTGTTTTATCTTATATAGATGAAAAAGAAAAAGTCTTTAATTTTAAAAGAGTATTTATGGTAAATCCCCCAGTTGAATTGTATGATTCAGCAGTAAAATTAGATAAATATTTAGATGAATATACAGGAGGAAAAACAGCAGGTATAGAAAAATTGTTAAATACAACCTTAGCAAAAGTTGAAGGTGGATTAACAAGCGAGTATGCAAATATAGGTGTTGATACTATCTATAATATAGTAAAAGGCAATATCTTATCTGATGCAGAAAAAAAAGCATATATAGGTTTAGCTTTTAGATTGGCTTCCAATGATTTAAACTTTATTTCAGATTTTATATCTAAAAGTCATGTTTATACAAAAAATCCAGAGAAAGTTAATAAGTATACAAATATGAAAGAATACTTAAAAGCAGTAAATTTTGCAACATTTGAAGATTATGTTAATAAGGTAGGATTTCCATATTATAAAAAACATGATAAAGACTTTACTATTGAAAGTTTGAAATGGAAAGCAAGTTTAAGAGTTATAGAAGATTATCTTAGGGCTTCTCCTAAAATTGCAGCTGTAACAAATATAGATGAATTAATTTTAAATGAAAAAGATATTAATTTTTTAAAGGATGTGTTTAAAGATAGATTGGTTATTTATCCTAAGGGAGGACATTGTGGTAATATGTTCTATAAAGAAAATGTAGATGTTATGTTAAAATTTATAAATGAGGGGGTTTTAAAATATGAAAATTAA
- the rimM gene encoding ribosome maturation factor RimM (Essential for efficient processing of 16S rRNA) — translation MELLIAGKVLGSHNLKGEVKVISDLDNIEVLVGNKVILELADSQQKLLTIKKIEHLVANKWIFSFEEIKNKQDTVEIRNANIKVRRDIVGIAEDEYLVSDMIGFKVYDVKDEEYLGEIIEVMDTAAHDIYVIENEEFETMIPDVDIFIKNIDFENRKMLVDTIEGMKELKVKK, via the coding sequence ATGGAACTTTTAATTGCAGGAAAAGTATTAGGTTCTCATAATTTAAAAGGGGAAGTAAAAGTTATCTCTGATTTAGATAATATTGAAGTCTTAGTTGGAAATAAGGTAATTTTAGAATTAGCTGATTCTCAACAAAAATTATTAACAATTAAAAAGATAGAACATCTTGTTGCAAATAAATGGATTTTTTCTTTTGAAGAAATAAAAAATAAACAAGATACTGTTGAAATTAGAAATGCTAATATAAAAGTTAGAAGAGATATTGTTGGTATTGCTGAAGATGAATATCTTGTAAGTGATATGATAGGTTTTAAAGTCTATGATGTAAAAGATGAGGAGTATCTAGGAGAAATTATAGAGGTTATGGATACTGCTGCACATGATATTTATGTTATAGAAAATGAAGAATTTGAAACTATGATACCTGATGTAGATATCTTTATTAAAAATATTGATTTTGAAAATAGAAAAATGCTAGTTGATACTATTGAAGGTATGAAAGAACTTAAGGTAAAAAAATGA
- the rsmA gene encoding 16S rRNA (adenine(1518)-N(6)/adenine(1519)-N(6))-dimethyltransferase RsmA: MEFKHKKKYGQNFLNNKNQILNKIIEVSNISDNDEILEIGPGQGALTSLLVERVKKVTCVEIDKDLENTLRKKFSSKENYTLVMGDVLEVDLRKYINQGTKVVANIPYYITSPIINKIIENKDLIDEAYIMVQKEVGERICAKSGKERGILTLAVEYYGESEYLFTIPREFFNPIPNVDSAFISIKFYKDDRYKNKISEDLFFKYVKAAFSNKRKNIVNNLVTLGYSKDKIKEILNQIEVSENERAENISIDKFIELIKIFEGR, encoded by the coding sequence ATGGAATTTAAACATAAAAAAAAATATGGGCAGAATTTTTTAAATAATAAAAATCAAATTCTAAATAAAATAATTGAAGTTTCAAATATTAGTGATAATGATGAAATCTTAGAGATAGGACCAGGACAAGGAGCTTTAACTTCACTATTAGTTGAAAGGGTTAAAAAAGTAACTTGTGTTGAAATAGATAAAGATTTAGAAAATACTTTAAGAAAAAAATTTTCTTCAAAAGAAAATTACACACTTGTAATGGGAGATGTTTTAGAAGTTGATTTAAGAAAATATATAAATCAAGGTACTAAGGTTGTTGCAAATATACCTTACTATATAACATCACCTATCATTAATAAGATTATAGAGAACAAAGATTTAATAGATGAAGCCTATATAATGGTACAAAAAGAGGTAGGAGAAAGAATTTGTGCTAAGTCAGGTAAAGAAAGAGGAATTTTAACATTAGCAGTGGAATACTATGGAGAATCAGAATATTTATTTACTATTCCAAGAGAGTTCTTTAATCCTATACCTAATGTAGATTCTGCTTTTATTTCAATAAAATTCTATAAAGATGATAGATATAAAAATAAAATTTCAGAAGATTTATTCTTTAAATATGTAAAGGCTGCTTTTTCAAATAAAAGAAAAAATATTGTAAATAATCTGGTAACATTAGGATATTCAAAGGATAAGATAAAGGAAATATTAAATCAAATTGAAGTATCTGAAAATGAAAGAGCAGAAAATATTTCCATAGATAAATTTATTGAACTTATAAAAATTTTTGAAGGTAGATGA
- a CDS encoding RNA methyltransferase: MRNKVYLSLVHYPVYNRNKDIVCTSVTNFDIHDISRSCGTYEIKGYRLVVPVDAQKKLTERIIAYWQDGTGGQYNKDREQAFKVTDVAESIQDVVKGIEKIEGQKPLIITTSARIFDNSISYKNLSKQIFEDDKPYLLLFGTGWGLTDEVMAMSDYILEPIRANSKYNHLSVRAAVAIILDRLFGEN; the protein is encoded by the coding sequence ATGAGAAATAAAGTTTATTTGAGTTTAGTTCATTATCCAGTTTACAATAGAAACAAAGATATTGTTTGTACTTCTGTAACAAATTTTGATATACATGATATTTCAAGATCTTGTGGAACTTATGAGATAAAAGGTTATAGATTGGTTGTTCCTGTTGATGCACAAAAAAAATTAACAGAAAGAATAATTGCATATTGGCAAGATGGTACAGGTGGGCAATATAACAAAGATAGAGAACAGGCATTCAAAGTTACAGATGTTGCAGAAAGTATACAAGATGTTGTAAAAGGAATAGAAAAAATTGAAGGACAAAAACCTTTAATAATAACAACTTCTGCTAGAATATTTGATAATAGTATAAGTTATAAAAATTTATCTAAACAAATATTTGAAGATGATAAACCTTACCTTTTACTTTTTGGAACAGGTTGGGGGTTAACTGATGAGGTTATGGCTATGTCTGATTATATACTAGAACCAATTAGAGCTAATTCAAAGTATAATCATCTATCAGTTAGAGCAGCTGTTGCAATAATATTGGATAGATTATTTGGAGAAAATTAA
- the trmD gene encoding tRNA (guanosine(37)-N1)-methyltransferase TrmD — MKINILTLFPKMFDGFLSESIVAKAIKFGAVEINIIDIRDYCFDKHKQADDMPFGGGNGMVMKPEPLFLALENVSGKVIYTSPQGKTFNQEIAKELVKEEELTIIAGHYEGIDERVVENKVDIELSIGDFVLTGGEIPAMTISDTIIRLLPDVIKKESYENDSFYNGLLDYPHYTRPAEYKGLKVPEVLLSGNHKKIDEWRLKESLKRTYLRRKELIENRELTKLEKKLLDEIKKEEV, encoded by the coding sequence ATGAAAATAAATATTTTAACATTATTTCCAAAGATGTTTGATGGCTTTTTAAGTGAAAGTATAGTTGCAAAAGCAATAAAATTTGGAGCAGTGGAAATAAATATTATTGATATAAGGGATTATTGTTTTGATAAACATAAACAAGCTGATGATATGCCTTTTGGTGGTGGAAATGGAATGGTTATGAAACCAGAGCCTTTATTTTTAGCTTTAGAAAATGTTTCAGGAAAAGTTATCTATACTTCGCCACAGGGAAAAACTTTTAATCAGGAAATAGCAAAAGAGCTTGTAAAAGAGGAAGAATTAACTATAATTGCAGGACATTATGAAGGAATAGATGAAAGAGTTGTTGAAAATAAAGTTGATATAGAATTATCAATAGGAGATTTTGTCCTAACAGGTGGAGAAATACCTGCTATGACTATTTCTGATACTATAATAAGACTACTTCCTGATGTTATAAAAAAAGAGTCCTATGAAAATGATTCTTTTTATAATGGACTTTTAGATTATCCACATTATACAAGACCAGCAGAATATAAAGGTTTAAAAGTACCAGAAGTTTTGTTGTCAGGTAATCATAAAAAAATAGATGAATGGCGCTTAAAAGAGAGCCTTAAAAGAACTTATTTAAGAAGAAAAGAATTAATTGAAAATAGAGAATTAACAAAATTAGAAAAAAAACTTTTAGATGAGATAAAAAAAGAGGAAGTGTAA
- a CDS encoding PolC-type DNA polymerase III has product MNNRQIIIEPNMEVFSKLGVKSIEIKTILLNTRIKRITFNCVVSCMNCIDDIDIIYKDVLSKFGRELEIEFITDNKNLSLNDEEIKTIVTRAIERLKTKNTTSKSFLCFYKLHIKENYIIIELNDENTKFMLEEVKISSKIENILDEYGVKNYKIIFSVGDFSKEILNIEEKIKMDIEKHQNSINAEREKVVKTNSTSETQVYKTKNDFKRASKTREIKGKTISIKDFYDLYDGETCIVEGEVFSMEDMILKSGKILRTIRITDGESSLTSKIFLDENDKLDIYKGVFLKLSGKLQLDTYAGNEKTLMINSVNIIDKEKIKKEDAAEEKMVELHAHTKMSEMVGVTDVEDIIKRAKEYGHKAIAITDYSVVHSYPAAFKTAKNLSTDEEKMKAIFGCEMYMIDDEAPMVTNPKDKKIDDEEFVVFDIETTGLNSHTNEIIEIGAVKIKSGRIVDRYSQLINPGRPIPYHITEITSITDEQVANEPKIDKVIGKFVDFVGDAVLVAHNAPFDMGFIKRDIKKYLNIDYQCSVIDTLQMARDLFPDLKKYGLGDLNKTLGLALEKHHRAVDDSQATANMFIIFLEKYKEKGLEYMKDINTGFEVNVKKQSLKNVMVLVKTQAGLKNMYRLVSEAHIKYFGNKKARIPKSVLVENREGLIIGSSLTAHFMNTGELVDLYLRHDLEKLEEAAKFYDYIELLPKSTYNELIEKDGTGALGSYEEVEKMNKYFYDLGKRLGILVTASSNVHYLDENEDIIRSILLYGSGTVYNSRQYSINNGFYFRTTDEMLKEFSYLGEDEAKEIVVTNTNKIADMIESEIKPIPEGFYPPKMENAEEIVKSMTYEKAYRIYGNPLPEIVSARLERELNAIINNGFSVLYLSAQKLVKKSLDNGYLVGSRGSVGSSLVAFMMGITEVNALYPHYICDNPECKYSEFIEKEGVGIDLPDKICPKCGAKLRKDGYSIPFEVFMGFKGDKVPDIDLNFSGEYQSEIHRYCEELFGKENVFKAGTISTLAEKNAEAYVRKYFEDNNLNTVRAEIIRLGRLCQGAKKTTGQHPGGMVIVPQGNSIYEFCPVQRPANDETSESTTTHYDYHVMDEQLVKLDILGHDDPTTIKLLQEYTNMEIKDIPLADKNTLKIFSSTESLGVTPEQIGTEIGTYGIPEFGTGFVRQMLIDTRPTTFAELVRISGLSHGTNVWLNNAQEFVRNGQATLSQIITVRDDIMNYLIDQGLDNSDAFKIMEFVRKGKPKKEPENWEKYSAMMKEKKVPDWYIESCRRIEYMFPKGHAVAYVMMAMRIAYFKVHKPLAFYAAFLSRKADDFDMEFMSKGILAKQKLEELSKEPKLDPKKKNEQAICEIVVEMEARNIELLPVDIYLSDGKKFTIEDDKIRIPLIGINGLGGAVIDAIVKEREEGKFISVEDLKRRTKMQQPVVDKLKNIGAISSLSETNQISLF; this is encoded by the coding sequence ATGAATAATAGGCAAATTATTATAGAGCCTAATATGGAAGTTTTTTCTAAGTTAGGTGTAAAAAGTATAGAAATAAAAACTATTCTCTTGAATACAAGAATTAAGAGGATAACTTTTAATTGTGTCGTATCATGTATGAATTGTATAGATGATATAGACATTATATATAAAGATGTTCTTTCAAAGTTTGGTAGAGAACTGGAGATAGAGTTTATAACAGATAATAAAAATTTATCTTTAAATGATGAAGAAATAAAAACTATTGTAACTAGGGCTATAGAAAGGTTGAAGACTAAAAATACAACTTCTAAGTCCTTTTTGTGTTTTTATAAGCTACACATCAAAGAGAATTATATAATAATAGAACTTAATGATGAAAATACAAAATTTATGTTAGAAGAAGTCAAAATTTCTTCAAAAATAGAAAATATTTTAGATGAATATGGTGTAAAAAATTATAAAATTATTTTTAGTGTTGGAGATTTTTCAAAAGAAATTTTAAATATTGAAGAAAAAATTAAAATGGATATAGAAAAACATCAAAATAGTATAAATGCAGAAAGAGAAAAAGTAGTAAAAACTAATTCTACCTCTGAAACACAAGTATATAAGACAAAAAATGATTTTAAAAGAGCTTCAAAAACAAGAGAAATAAAAGGAAAAACTATCTCGATAAAAGATTTCTATGATTTATATGATGGAGAAACTTGTATAGTTGAAGGAGAAGTTTTTTCAATGGAAGATATGATTTTGAAAAGTGGAAAAATCCTAAGAACTATAAGAATTACAGATGGAGAAAGTTCTCTTACTTCTAAAATATTTTTAGATGAAAATGATAAATTAGATATTTATAAAGGAGTATTTTTAAAATTAAGTGGAAAACTTCAATTAGATACTTATGCAGGAAATGAAAAAACATTAATGATAAATTCTGTGAATATTATAGATAAAGAAAAGATTAAAAAAGAAGATGCAGCAGAAGAAAAAATGGTTGAGTTACATGCACATACAAAAATGAGTGAAATGGTTGGAGTAACTGATGTTGAAGATATTATAAAAAGAGCTAAGGAATATGGACATAAAGCAATAGCTATTACAGATTATTCAGTAGTACATTCATATCCAGCTGCATTTAAAACAGCTAAAAATCTTTCAACAGATGAAGAGAAAATGAAAGCTATTTTTGGTTGTGAAATGTATATGATAGATGATGAAGCACCTATGGTTACCAATCCAAAAGATAAAAAAATTGATGATGAAGAATTTGTAGTATTTGATATAGAAACTACTGGTTTAAATTCACATACCAATGAAATTATAGAAATTGGGGCAGTAAAAATAAAATCTGGAAGAATAGTAGATAGATATTCACAACTTATCAATCCAGGACGACCTATTCCATATCACATAACAGAAATTACAAGTATAACAGATGAACAGGTTGCTAATGAACCTAAAATAGATAAGGTAATTGGAAAGTTTGTAGATTTTGTTGGAGATGCAGTTTTGGTTGCACATAATGCACCTTTTGATATGGGATTTATAAAAAGAGATATAAAAAAATACTTAAATATAGATTATCAATGCTCTGTAATTGATACCTTACAAATGGCAAGAGATTTATTCCCAGATTTAAAGAAGTATGGTTTAGGGGACTTAAACAAGACACTAGGTTTAGCACTTGAAAAACACCATAGAGCAGTTGATGACTCACAAGCAACTGCAAATATGTTTATTATATTCTTAGAAAAATACAAAGAAAAAGGCTTAGAATATATGAAAGATATCAACACAGGTTTTGAAGTTAATGTGAAGAAACAATCTTTAAAAAATGTTATGGTATTAGTAAAAACTCAAGCTGGTTTAAAAAATATGTACAGATTAGTTTCAGAAGCACATATAAAATACTTTGGTAATAAAAAAGCTAGAATACCTAAATCAGTTTTGGTAGAAAATAGAGAAGGACTTATAATAGGAAGTTCTTTAACTGCACATTTTATGAATACAGGGGAACTTGTAGATTTATATCTAAGACATGATTTAGAAAAATTAGAAGAAGCAGCAAAATTTTATGACTATATAGAATTGCTACCTAAATCAACTTACAATGAGCTTATAGAAAAAGATGGAACAGGTGCACTAGGTTCTTATGAAGAAGTTGAAAAAATGAATAAATATTTTTATGATTTAGGAAAAAGACTTGGAATTTTGGTAACTGCTAGTTCTAATGTTCATTATCTTGATGAAAATGAAGATATAATAAGATCAATTTTATTATATGGTAGTGGAACAGTATATAATTCAAGACAATATAGCATAAATAATGGTTTTTATTTTAGAACAACTGATGAAATGTTAAAAGAATTTAGTTATTTAGGTGAAGATGAAGCAAAAGAAATTGTTGTAACAAATACAAATAAAATAGCTGATATGATAGAAAGTGAAATTAAGCCTATACCAGAAGGTTTTTATCCACCAAAAATGGAAAATGCAGAAGAAATTGTAAAAAGTATGACTTATGAAAAGGCATATAGAATATATGGAAATCCTTTACCTGAAATTGTTTCAGCAAGATTGGAAAGAGAATTAAATGCCATTATAAATAATGGTTTTTCTGTTTTGTATTTATCAGCACAAAAGTTAGTAAAAAAATCTTTGGATAATGGTTATTTAGTTGGTTCAAGAGGTTCAGTTGGTTCTTCACTTGTTGCCTTTATGATGGGAATAACAGAAGTTAATGCACTATATCCTCACTATATCTGTGATAATCCTGAATGTAAATACTCTGAATTTATAGAAAAAGAAGGGGTAGGTATAGATTTGCCAGATAAAATTTGTCCAAAATGTGGTGCTAAATTAAGAAAAGATGGATATTCTATACCATTTGAAGTTTTTATGGGATTTAAAGGAGATAAAGTACCAGATATAGATTTAAACTTCTCAGGAGAGTATCAATCTGAAATTCATAGATATTGTGAAGAATTATTTGGAAAAGAAAATGTATTTAAAGCTGGAACTATCTCAACACTTGCTGAAAAAAATGCTGAAGCCTATGTAAGAAAATATTTTGAGGATAATAATTTGAATACAGTAAGAGCTGAAATTATAAGATTAGGTAGACTTTGTCAAGGAGCTAAAAAAACAACAGGGCAACACCCTGGTGGAATGGTTATAGTACCACAAGGAAATTCCATCTATGAATTTTGTCCTGTACAAAGACCAGCCAATGATGAAACAAGTGAATCTACAACAACCCATTATGATTATCATGTAATGGATGAACAGTTAGTAAAACTTGATATACTGGGGCATGATGACCCTACAACTATAAAACTTTTACAAGAGTATACTAATATGGAAATTAAAGATATTCCACTTGCTGATAAGAATACTTTAAAAATCTTTTCATCAACAGAATCTTTGGGAGTAACTCCTGAACAAATAGGAACAGAAATAGGAACTTATGGAATACCAGAATTTGGTACGGGTTTTGTAAGACAGATGCTTATAGACACAAGACCTACAACTTTTGCAGAGCTTGTAAGAATATCTGGACTTTCACATGGTACAAATGTTTGGCTTAATAATGCACAAGAATTTGTAAGAAATGGACAAGCAACTCTTTCACAAATAATAACAGTGAGAGATGATATTATGAACTATTTAATAGATCAAGGTTTGGATAATAGTGATGCATTTAAAATAATGGAATTTGTAAGAAAGGGTAAACCTAAAAAAGAGCCAGAAAATTGGGAAAAATATTCTGCTATGATGAAGGAAAAGAAAGTTCCTGATTGGTATATTGAATCTTGTAGAAGAATAGAGTATATGTTCCCTAAGGGGCATGCTGTTGCTTATGTTATGATGGCAATGAGAATAGCATATTTTAAAGTCCATAAACCACTTGCATTTTATGCAGCTTTCCTATCAAGGAAAGCAGATGATTTTGATATGGAATTTATGAGTAAGGGCATTCTTGCAAAACAAAAATTAGAAGAATTATCCAAAGAACCAAAATTAGATCCTAAGAAAAAAAATGAACAAGCTATATGTGAAATTGTAGTAGAAATGGAAGCAAGAAATATAGAGCTTTTACCTGTTGATATCTATTTATCAGATGGTAAAAAATTTACAATAGAAGATGATAAAATTAGAATACCTTTAATTGGGATAAATGGGTTAGGAGGAGCCGTCATTGATGCCATAGTTAAAGAAAGAGAAGAAGGAAAGTTTATTTCAGTTGAAGATTTAAAAAGAAGAACAAAAATGCAGCAACCTGTTGTAGACAAGTTAAAAAATATTGGAGCAATTTCAAGTTTAAGTGAAACAAATCAAATTTCTTTATTTTAA
- a CDS encoding DUF4911 domain-containing protein — protein sequence MKKSYEFLIQSKREDIDFINKIVEAYEGAGVVRTLDPIKGIISVMSTDDFKDFMRDVLVDLGKKWVDLKIIEEGAWKGTL from the coding sequence ATGAAAAAAAGCTATGAGTTTTTAATACAAAGTAAAAGAGAAGATATAGATTTCATAAATAAAATTGTTGAGGCCTATGAAGGAGCAGGGGTTGTAAGAACTCTTGACCCAATAAAAGGGATAATAAGTGTTATGTCAACAGATGATTTTAAAGATTTTATGAGAGATGTATTGGTAGATTTAGGTAAAAAATGGGTAGATTTAAAAATAATTGAAGAGGGTGCTTGGAAAGGTACTTTATAA
- a CDS encoding MlaA family lipoprotein: MKIKNLLLFSVLSLTLISCTNTSEVKKANTDYTEASNVIYVNSGESNFIADEPDPWESFNKRIYQFNYQIERLVITPIVNTYKFITPDFVEDRVSNFFKNVKVLNTMTNSAFQFKGRKSMRALGRFTINTILGLGGLFDVASKMGMPKPYEDFGLTLAHYGVGRGPYLVLPILGPTYLRDAFGMSVDSVVAGKTDIYRRMDLFNSSNAGLTALRGIDMRKNIDFQYHQTNSPFEYEYVRFLYSKYRGIQEAASKQ, encoded by the coding sequence ATGAAAATTAAAAATTTATTATTGTTTAGTGTTTTAAGCCTTACTCTAATTTCTTGTACTAATACAAGTGAAGTCAAAAAAGCTAATACAGACTATACAGAGGCTAGTAATGTTATATATGTTAACTCTGGTGAAAGTAATTTTATTGCTGATGAACCTGACCCATGGGAATCATTTAACAAAAGAATATATCAGTTTAACTATCAAATAGAAAGATTGGTAATAACTCCTATTGTCAATACATATAAGTTTATTACTCCTGATTTTGTTGAAGATAGAGTGAGCAATTTCTTTAAAAATGTAAAGGTACTGAATACTATGACTAATTCTGCTTTTCAATTTAAAGGGCGAAAATCTATGAGAGCCCTAGGAAGATTTACTATCAATACTATATTAGGTTTAGGAGGGCTTTTTGATGTAGCCTCAAAAATGGGAATGCCAAAACCTTATGAGGATTTTGGATTGACACTTGCACATTATGGGGTAGGTAGAGGACCTTATTTAGTATTGCCAATTCTTGGACCTACATATTTAAGAGATGCTTTTGGAATGAGTGTAGACAGTGTTGTAGCAGGAAAAACAGATATATATAGAAGAATGGATTTATTTAACTCATCAAATGCTGGTTTAACTGCATTAAGAGGAATAGATATGAGAAAAAATATTGATTTCCAATATCATCAAACAAATTCTCCTTTTGAATATGAATATGTAAGATTTTTATATAGTAAATATAGAGGGATACAAGAAGCAGCAAGTAAACAATAA